One Beggiatoa leptomitoformis DNA segment encodes these proteins:
- a CDS encoding Nudix family hydrolase, whose product MTNLAPLHVVAGVVRNAQGDILLARRHPTKEHGDLWEFPGGKREVGEQPEETLVREFKEEVDITIQRAHPLIRIRHTYTHREVLLDVWSVEQFSGKAWGREGQPIEWCAPHLLRTKTFPAANYPVITAALLPAVYLITAEPLKRNDPKFFYQLERNLEQGIQLLQFRSSFLDAHEYCYCAEKILTICEPYKVQVLAYTTPAIALSVGVHGVHLQQADLLQLVERPLKKDLWVAASCHTPDDIKQAQTIDLDFVTLSPIRATSNALGWLTFFTQTEQAKIPVFASGGLQYQDIGFAWAHGGQGIAGQKKIWDSTMHPIN is encoded by the coding sequence ATGACGAATTTAGCACCGTTACATGTGGTTGCGGGGGTGGTGCGTAATGCACAAGGCGATATTTTATTAGCCCGCCGTCATCCAACAAAAGAACATGGCGATTTGTGGGAATTTCCGGGGGGGAAACGTGAAGTTGGTGAACAGCCCGAAGAAACTTTAGTTCGTGAATTTAAAGAAGAAGTAGATATAACGATTCAACGCGCTCATCCATTAATCCGTATTCGGCATACTTATACGCACCGCGAAGTTTTGCTTGATGTTTGGTCAGTAGAACAATTTAGCGGAAAAGCGTGGGGACGTGAGGGGCAACCTATCGAATGGTGCGCGCCGCATTTGTTGCGAACGAAAACATTTCCCGCTGCTAATTATCCCGTTATTACCGCAGCATTATTGCCCGCTGTTTATCTGATTACGGCTGAACCTTTAAAACGGAATGATCCTAAATTTTTTTATCAATTAGAACGTAATTTGGAGCAAGGTATTCAATTATTACAATTTCGTTCTTCTTTTTTAGATGCGCATGAATATTGTTATTGTGCAGAAAAAATTCTTACGATTTGTGAGCCTTATAAAGTCCAAGTTTTAGCTTATACAACACCAGCGATTGCGCTATCGGTTGGTGTGCATGGTGTGCATTTACAACAAGCTGATTTATTACAACTGGTTGAACGTCCTTTAAAAAAAGACTTATGGGTTGCCGCTTCTTGTCATACACCGGATGATATTAAACAAGCTCAAACAATAGATTTAGATTTTGTTACCTTAAGCCCTATCCGTGCAACAAGTAATGCATTAGGTTGGCTCACTTTTTTTACCCAGACAGAACAAGCGAAAATACCTGTTTTTGCCAGTGGTGGATTGCAATATCAAGATATAGGCTTTGCGTGGGCGCATGGCGGACAGGGCATTGCAGGACAAAAAAAAATATGGGATAGCACGATGCACCCTATTAATTAA